The Osmerus eperlanus unplaced genomic scaffold, fOsmEpe2.1 SCAFFOLD_587, whole genome shotgun sequence genomic sequence cacgcccagcacacacacggcacacactGTGCTTCTCCAAGATCACGCGTGAATAAGCCATTattgaaacagacacacagagaataaacaaacacaacaaggaCAGCACTAACTAGGGCATCACCCAGGATTAAGGACAGccctaacacacagacacatgagcacgcacacacacgtacacacacactgagcacatacacacacacacatgaaatgtGGTGTGGCTTTAAACAGATTTTGTACAACAAAGCCAGGCACCACTGGTATTTGATGGAGCTTCACTATAATCTGTCAAACACTTGtattcatctctttctctctctctctctctctctctctctctctctctctctctctctctctctctctctctctctctctcttctgtcgctCTCCTCCGATCAGGGGTTCCTAACCGTGACCCCAAACTCCAGTGTACCCCTGACAGAGTGGAGAAAATCTTgcttatcctcctctctctctctctctctctctctctctctctctctctctctctctctctctctctctctctctcacttgcttGAGCACTAACCCTGCCAGCCATCGCCCCTCATCCTTCTGTAACACAGCGCACACACCGacactccttttctctctctttctctcgtctcGCTCacttttattttctctttcacaATTGCAGGTACAATTTCATGTTAACGAGTAGATTTAGACGCCAATTCTTCATTAAAGCTTCCCTCGTGACAACCACGGAATAGGCTTACATAACGGTCAACAGACCCATTTACACTTCCCCACCACACGCGCGCCTGGCATTTAATTGGCTTGACTAGACCCTGTGTGTACAAGGCTATTCAAAGCTTTCGACGGACCACCGACAGACCTGGCTAAGGACACGAATAACCTATTTAAGCACGATTACTAACAAGGAACGGACATCTTCGTGTGTAGGCGGTCGCGTCAAGTGAGCTATGGTAAGGGCCTGCCGGTGCCAACGCCATACACTTACCGCTTCACACACCACTCAATACAGCAAATAACATTGACGCCAATGCATACCGGAGCAATTGCAAATGTGATCGAACGGAAAAGGTCTCGGGGCGCGTTCACGTACCCTCTTCAACAGATTCCCAAATCCTCCGTTTCTGAGACGAGCCTCCCTCAGTTCTCCGCAAGAGCCGTAGACAGCTGGCACCGTGCGAGTTGCAGATGCTGTTTGAGCTCCGCTGCCCGAGCCACAAACAGCCTCTCACACGCCTGTCCACATAAGCGACAGATGAACCGACCAATAAGGGGAAGAGATCTGTAGAGCGTGCATCCCTTTTGGTACTTACTGGGCGTGTCTTGCCTCCAGCCGCAGCTCCAACAGAACCCAGACTCCAGCGCCGTCGATGGCTGCCGGTAAAACATCCAGTCGACAcggagtctgtgtgtgaaccACTAAAGAGGACTGTATCCGTTACCTAAATATTCCTAACAGCGAGTCGCCACAGTGTCTTGTCATGTTTCATAAAGGTAGCTATATCGTTATCTATATAGGATGAAGAATGACAGACTATGTCAGCACAAAAACAGTTGATTTATTCAAGCATTGGCAGCGccagtagagagggagggggttcgTCTATTCCTGCCAGTGTCTGACACACCAGAGCTGAGAGGAAACACCTAATGTACTCTGACTGGAAGCAAGCACACATGACTatttcacaaacacaaacacacactcacacacactgtcattctgaagcacacacacacagattcacctCACGGCAGCCTTTTGATATTGAGATTACACGATAGATCGATAGAACAAAAATCACCATCATAAAACCGACCACAGTACTGTCTGAAAGGAATGTTGGATTATGGAGGCTAGGGTGCCAGAGatagtccacacacacaacaggaacaCTTGCCTCTGACAGGGCTTCTCAACCCTGATTCTGGGTATTCTACATTTCACTTAAACCGCTAGACCCTTCTGCCCTGTAGACTCACAGCTCAGCAGGTACATGACTGACACATCAGTTGGACTAACTGATGaactgagagaaagtgagtcgTTAgttacagacaggaagagagactggAGTGAAGGTATTGGGATTCCCAGGAGCAGAGCTGAGTAGGCCTGTTCTACACTCTCTGCATCACCACAGCACATGACTGCTACAGTTAGACACAGGCAACAGTAAGCTCTAGGCTACAACACATGAATCAGTCCTTTTTATTCACGTTTCATTTCATACATGGTTTCAAGTACAAAGTTAAAATGCCTTTTAATTAGTTCATATTCATACAAGAGTAAAATAATAGTGCCTTTTCATTACTACGACAACTTAAATACGGTCATTGTAAAGACAAACTTGATTTATTTTCCTAACAATATACTTTTTTATATTTTCAGATAAAATTGTTTTAGCACCTTTTGAAACACGACTTCGTTCTTCCTGTCTTTAAAACTCATGAATAATTTTTCCATGAGACGAGCGTCTGCGAGTGTGATAGTATCGTGTATGTACTGCATGTATTTGAGTCTGACAGTGCTTGTGAGTTGCGTCAggtgtactgtactgttgtgtgcggtgtgtttgcggtatgcgtgtgtgtgtcggtgcatgtgtgtgtatgagacagCGCACTCAGCCTTAAAGCTGTCAACAAAAGAACAAAAAGCTTCCTCGACTTATCGCCTGTCAATCACATCAATAGACAACAGAGAAGTATCGTAACCACTCCCATCCTGCTTCATAGCTTATCTGTTCTAGAATCTCCTCTGgcccagcccctccctcccctcagtacAATAGACACTTCACAATACTAACTGTGCACTACTCTCCCGACAGTCTCAGCCCAGGGATAAAGTGAGACCACGCATCAACCTaaaacagcaaacacacacacagtaagcagATTATCAATGTCATTCCCTAAGCAAACATGGAATCTGGGGTTAAACACCGACTTAATgaatgactgactggctgactgattgACATGCAGCACCTGGTGGATTCTGGGAGCACCAATCGGAGTAGTAAATAAGGATGCATGTGTGACACCCAGTGGCACCATGGGAAGTAGGAGATGGGCAGTGTGATCACAGTGCGGGAGATGTCGTGGTCAGGTGATGCCTGACAGACGGGGGATCTGCATTGTGGTGGTTTGTTGTCGCTGCTGTGTTCCCAGCAACGTCATGTGTaacctgatagtgtaactgtaCTGTAAAAAAAGTTATACTTTTAAAAAGTACCTGATCGTTGGCTGTATAAAGTCTATAAACTGGTTTATTTGGTGTAAACCTGctggtttacagtgtgtgtgtgtgtgtgtgtgtgtgtgtgtttctgctgccTGAGAATGGTCACAGAAGGAGTGAAGCCCCCATGGAAATCTCTAGTCTGTCTCTTGTCTTGCCCTATTCTGGCCCCAGACAAGCCCTAGACTAGCCCTGGTCTGGCCCCAGACAAGCCCTAGACTAGCCCTGGTCTAGCCCCAGACAAGCCCTAGACTAGCCCTTGTCTGGCCCCAGACAAGCCCTAGACTAGCCCTGGTCTGGCCCCAGACAAGCCCTAGACTCTCCCTGGTCTGGCCCTAGACTAGCACCGAGACTGGCCCCAGACTATCCCTAGTCTAATCCTAGACTATCCCTAGTCTGGCTCTAGTCTGGCCCTACGCTGTTGACAGTAATTTCCCAGCACCACAGAACAGCCAGACATGACTAGCCCCTGGAGCACATGACTAGCCCCTGGAGCACATGACTAGCCCCTGGAGCACATGACTAGCACCTGGAGCACATGACTAGCACCTGGAGCACATGACCAACCCCCTGGAGCACCACACTGGGAGTCTCTCTGTCTGGGATGTCTGCATCGTCTGAGCGTCAGTCTGACTAGCACCACACTGTGGGAGTCTCTCTATCTGCATCGTCTGAGCGTCAGTCTGACTAGCACCACACTGTGGGAGTCTCTCTATCTGCATCGTCTGAGCGTCAGTCTGACTAGCACCACACTGTGGGAGTCTCTCTATCTGCATCGTCTGAGCGTCAGTCTGACTAGCACCACACTGTGGGAGTCTCTCTATCTGCATCGTCTGAGCGTCAGTCTGACTAGCACCACACTGTGGGAGTCTCTCTATCTGCATCGTCTGAGCGTCAGTCTGACTAGCACCACAAGCTCTGGATGTTCCACAAGTACAGTACAGCAAATATGTGTAAgtgtatatgtttgtttgtatgtgtgtgtgtgtgtgtgcccacgcaGGTGTgagtcacagcacacacagtcactaccAGTGTTTTGAGTGTGTACAAGAAGGAAACAGTTGTGTCTGACAGatttggtgcgtgtgtgtgcaggcgtgtgttgaTTATAGCACGGGGGGGTCCTTTCAACTAcagctaccacacacacacacacacacacacacagtgaagaagACTGGTAAAAACAAAGTACCCAACCATAGCAATGATCAGCCCTGAAACCAGACAGAGTAAAACAGCAGGCTATGTGGAGACTCTATCTGGTGGGAGGAGCTTGTTTCTCACTTCTGgtgtgtgattggtcagcaccgAGGTTCGGGTCAGCCAGTAGTTTACAAGCTCTGGGAGACGTAGTCCTGTACAAgatggaggaagtgtgtgtgtatgacgtcTGTAGGGTCAGTCTAGTGTGATATCTCTGTatgacgtatgtgtgtgtattttgtgtgtacGGTTAAAAGTCAGTccacagttgtgtgtgtttgtgtgtgtgtgtgtctagttgcAGGCGAAGTACTCCTTGAGAGGAGCGAAGAGGTGGCGTATGACGGGCACGCTCCAGGAGCGACCCAGCAGCCTCTGGCGGGCCAGGCGGCTCATGTTGGACACGTCTGTGTAGTGGACCGGGAAGCCAAACACCCtggacaggaagaggggggtagACGTTAGGCCAgggtgaaggaagagaggatgaggagaggcggTGTTGTCAGAGAACAGGGACAGTTGAGAGTTAAAGCATGGAAGACactccccacacccacacccacacacacacacacacacacacacacccacacacacacacacaggcaggcagtcatTCAGACCCACATATAAACATATAGAAAGcttgcacgcatacacacccacacacgcagagtcgtgcacatacatacaccaccaatacacactcacccacacacacacacacacacacacacacacacacacaggaagacggCTTTGTGGACAGTACCTCTCCATCTCAGTACACCAGAGAATGTCCTCCTTGTTGTCCATGTAGACGGGGAAGTGCTGGTCTTTCCCCTGCTTCACAGAGTTAGAGCGCGTTGTTATCGTACGCAACTTCTcaaactggaacacacacgcacacatcagcacacgcacacagagacacacacaatcaggacCTAACCAACTGCACACGCTGTGCTTTCAACATGACACGAGAGAATCGCGCGAGTCATCCACACGGTCCGACCAATCATGGTGTCAGTGCGGCTAGGCCTTAAAGCTGATTGGAGCTCATCTCTAATGAGAAGTCACATGACTAGTCAGTCAGAAGAACACACCTGTCCCAAACAGTACCATGGTGAGAGCTTtgatactgacacacagacacacacccatacctTAGCCATGCGTCCATGCTCCAGACACTCCTGTAAGTCCAGCTTGTCGTTCACCATCGCAGAGAGAGGTctttagacagagagatgaagaccaatacagagagagagaaattgagatgaagagaggaatagagagatggagtgtgGTGGGGGGCAAAACTAAGTAAGCAATGCACATcaatcttagtgtgtgtgtgtgtgtctctctctttgtcagcgTAAATTGCATGTGCCATATATCTTACCTGCCCATGCCTGGAAGATTCCCCCAGAAGTAGCGAGCTCGGTGTGCGGCGGACACCTCCTTAGCATCAATCATCACCGGGTTACACTGCAGGAGGGAGGATTAGCAACACCATCTGGTCCTCTGACTGCACTTCACCTCACAGCCACAAGGGGGCGGTGATAACCTCGACCAGATACAGTGAGaccagcgacacacacacacacacacactcactgccacTGGACACTCCAAAGAGACGACATTTAGGTCTGTCTGTGTTCAGTTCGGTGCAGTTCATCGTTATTCATTTCCCGAGGGCAGTTTGGTTGCAGCATACAAGCATATAATATGAAAAACCACAATCGCGTAAACAAGTAACATgaaaaacaatgtgtgtgtgtgtgtctgtgtttggcaGACCTCAAGGAAGCGGGAGATGTCTCTCTTGTCGCTGACTCCCATGGCAACCACGTTCTCAAAGAGCCAGAAGAAGGGCCGCTCGTCGCCTGGTTTGGGCCTTGCTTCATGAAGCAGCCGGTAAAACTCAAAAAACAGCCTTCCAGTCCCTTCTACAACACAGAGACAGGATATGTTGATCTGACTGAAATATATGCATACATATTCTAATAACTGCTAGATACAGATAAAActttctctcttgcacacacacacacacactcaccaaagaGGCCCTTACGGGCAGGGTTGACGATGGAAAGGTCATTGCAAGGGCTTCCTCCTATCACCAGGTCAAACGGCCCCCACTCCTGAATCTTAAACGAGCAGGAAGTGACACACACGGTCAACCCAGGCTCATTCACAGAACAtgtggagatgggggagggggggggtgaggggggagggggggggagttgaagGAGacttacatgtttgtgtgtgacgttGCGTACATCTCCGACATATATGATGCGTCCATGGTGACGAACGATCCCCACGGTGATGGAATCCTCGCACACCTCTGATGCCACATACCTGTCTACCTGGATCCCCAGATCCCTCAGCACCaacagacctgcacacacacacacatatacgcacataaatacatacatacacacacacacacacacacacacacacacacacacacacacacacacacacacacacacacacacacacacacacagatgcacacacaatcCTTTAATCTAACTAACCAACAGTATGAGTGTAGCATGGGTAAACACAAAGCAGGTATTCTGACCTGTGGCTATTCCGTCAAACAGAGAGAgcactctgattggctgccttTTCTCAGCTGACACTGGGGGGTACAACTTGGCAGgttcctgagagagacagagagagagggggagagggggagggagagagggggagagagagagggggagggagagagggagagagagagggggagagggagagggggagagggggagggagagggggagagagaggggggtagggcGACAGAGAACAACTGTGAAAACAGCTACCCAGCATCaccttgcaccccccccccccctcccagtcacTCACAAAGTCCTGCTCGTGGTTGTTGGCGAAGAACAGCTGGAGCCTAGAGGGCCAGTCTTCCCGTCGCTGTAGCAACCCTTTCGTGTTGCGTGGTCCACACATGTAGCAGTTCCATGGATCCTCTTTAATGGCCACTTCTGCAGAGCCCACTCCCACTAGCAGATCTACACactccacacagaaacacctgcaaacacacacacacacgacgagGAACATCACTACACTGAATGCATCATCTTCCTACTGAACAAGATCAAAGACATGAGTGAAATGTAAAGGTGAGTTTGTTGTATTTGTTTtgcaggtgtggtgtggtggggtggcGCTGTGTGCTGACCTGCAGCAGTTGTTGTTGCCACACATGAGCACCTCCCTGCCGCCACAGCAGATGGTGCAGTAGGACTGGTAGCCATCGTCATCATACTGGTACGCACACTCCAGGAAGCAGTTCTGAAGAGCACAGGCCAAGGGTAGggttgatgagtgtgtgtgtgtgtgtgagagagtgtatgtgtgagagagtgtgtatgtgtgagagagagtgtgtatgtgtgtgtgtgtgtgtgagagagagtgtgtatgtgtgtgtgtgtgtgtgagagagtgtgtatgtgtgagagagagtgtgtgtgtgtgtgtgagagtgtgtatgtgtgagagagtgtgtgtgagtgagtgtgtgtgtgtgtgtaccttgcagcCCTGGCACATGGCCCCCATGAAGAGCGGGTGCTCCAGAGACACGTTGAGGCTTCCACAGGAGATGCAGATGTCTgcaacacaccagcacacaccagcaggtgagAGCAGGGTTAGACACACCAGCAGGTGAGAGCAGGGTTAGACACACCAGCAGGTGAGAGCAGGGTTAGACACACCAGCAGGTGAGAGCAGGGTTAGACACACCAGCAGGTGAGAGCAGGGTTAGACACACCAGCAGGTGAGAGCAGGGTTAGACACACCAGCAGGTGAGAGCAGGGTTAGACACACCAGCAGGTGAGAGCAGGGTTAGACACACCAGCAGGTGAGAGCAGGGTTAGACACACCAGCAGGTGAGAGCGGGGTTAGACACACCAGCAGGTGAGAGCGGGGTTAGACACACCAGCAGGTGAGAGCGGGGTTAGACACACCAGCAGGTGAGAGCGGGGTTAGACACACCAGCAGGTGAGAGCGGGGTTAGACACACCAGCAGGTGAGAGCGGGGTTAGACACACCAGCAGGTGAGAGCGGGGTTAGACACACCAGCAGGTGAGAGCAGGGTTAGACACACCAGCAGGTGAGAGCGGGGTTAGACACACCAGCAGGTGAGAGCAGGGTTAGACACACCAGCAGGTGAGAGCAGGGTTAGGCACACCAGCAGGTGAGAGCGGGGTTAGACACACCAGCAGGTGAGAGCGGGGTTAGACACACCAGCAGGTGAGAGCAGGGTTAGACACACCAGCAGGTGAGAGCGGGGTTAGACACACCAGCAGGTGAGACACACGctccaggtgtgcgtgtgtggatctGTACCTTCAATATTCCTGCTCTTCTGTCGAATTTCAAAGATGAGTCTCTCTGAATGGAAACAAGAACAGCGCAtaaggtgtgtgagggtgtgtgatggtgtgtgagggtgtatgagggtgtgtgagggtgtgtgagggtgtgtgaaggtgtgtgagggtgtgtgagggtgtgtgagggtgtgtgagggtgcgtgaGGGTGTGTTAGAGTGTCTGAGtacaattttaaagaggtgaattcacaACCAACAAATTcagtggtgtttaaatttcaatattaagaattcaatgccttttaa encodes the following:
- the LOC134016051 gene encoding DNA (cytosine-5)-methyltransferase 3A-like, with product MSVMEDLSEGNFQKEEGPPSPAPPPPPPQQHTAPASPTVAMTPEPLPVARGERARPRELEYQDGRGFGIGMLVFGKLRGFSWWPGRIVSWWMSGRSRAAEGTRWVMWFGDGKFSVVCVEKLMLLSSFSSAFHQPTYNKQPMYRRAIYEALQVASTRAGRPLPACDAGDELEGQGVELQNRQMIEWAMTGFLPSGPQGLDPPEEERNPYKEVYPEMWAEPEAAYTPPPAKKPRKNSADKPKIREVIDEGTRERLIFEIRQKSRNIEDICISCGSLNVSLEHPLFMGAMCQGCKNCFLECAYQYDDDGYQSYCTICCGGREVLMCGNNNCCRCFCVECVDLLVGVGSAEVAIKEDPWNCYMCGPRNTKGLLQRREDWPSRLQLFFANNHEQDFEPAKLYPPVSAEKRQPIRVLSLFDGIATGLLVLRDLGIQVDRYVASEVCEDSITVGIVRHHGRIIYVGDVRNVTHKHIQEWGPFDLVIGGSPCNDLSIVNPARKGLFEGTGRLFFEFYRLLHEARPKPGDERPFFWLFENVVAMGVSDKRDISRFLECNPVMIDAKEVSAAHRARYFWGNLPGMGRPLSAMVNDKLDLQECLEHGRMAKFEKLRTITTRSNSVKQGKDQHFPVYMDNKEDILWCTEMERVFGFPVHYTDVSNMSRLARQRLLGRSWSVPVIRHLFAPLKEYFACN